In Sneathia sanguinegens, one genomic interval encodes:
- the rdgB gene encoding RdgB/HAM1 family non-canonical purine NTP pyrophosphatase: protein MKEIILATSNKGKVKEFNEMANKYGVNFVSITMPSVVEDGLTFEENSLIKAKAVRELNKDKAIVSDDSGLCIDCLDGKPGIHTARYRNDLETYKERGQALIEEVNKKNTTRTAHFVCVITLLKTNGEYITFRGETEGEIAKESMGTKGHGYDPIFFSYDLNKTFGMADIEEKDRVSHRARAFQKFIQWLKENEL from the coding sequence ATGAAAGAAATAATTTTAGCTACTAGTAATAAAGGGAAAGTGAAAGAATTTAATGAAATGGCTAATAAATATGGAGTTAACTTTGTAAGTATAACTATGCCTTCTGTTGTAGAAGATGGTTTAACTTTTGAAGAAAATTCATTAATAAAGGCAAAGGCTGTTAGAGAATTAAATAAAGATAAGGCTATAGTTTCTGATGATTCAGGGCTTTGTATAGATTGCCTTGATGGAAAACCAGGTATACATACAGCTAGATATAGAAATGACCTTGAAACATATAAAGAAAGGGGTCAAGCTTTAATAGAAGAAGTTAATAAAAAAAATACAACAAGAACAGCTCATTTTGTTTGTGTTATAACTTTATTAAAGACAAATGGTGAGTATATAACATTTAGAGGAGAAACCGAAGGAGAAATAGCAAAGGAAAGTATGGGTACTAAGGGACATGGTTATGATCCAATTTTCTTTAGTTATGATTTGAATAAAACTTTTGGTATGGCAGATATAGAAGAAAAAGATAGGGTTAGTCATAGAGCAAGAGCTTTTCAAAAATTTATACAATGGTTAAAAGAAAATGAGCTATGA
- a CDS encoding histidine triad nucleotide-binding protein: METVFTKIIKKEIKADIVYEDDDIIAFKDIYPAAPIHILFVPKKEIQNLAYTTDEDILLLGKIQLTIAKVARDLGMDKDGYRVISNIGDFGGQTVQQMHYHLLGGKKLGTKMD; encoded by the coding sequence ATGGAAACAGTTTTTACAAAAATAATAAAAAAAGAAATTAAAGCTGATATTGTTTATGAAGATGATGATATAATAGCATTTAAAGATATTTATCCAGCTGCTCCTATACATATTTTATTTGTTCCTAAAAAAGAAATTCAAAATTTAGCTTATACTACTGATGAAGATATCCTATTATTAGGAAAAATACAATTAACCATTGCTAAAGTCGCTAGAGATTTAGGTATGGATAAAGATGGATATAGAGTTATTTCAAATATAGGTGATTTTGGAGGACAAACTGTTCAACAAATGCACTATCATTTATTAGGTGGTAAAAAACTTGGAACAAAAATGGACTAA
- a CDS encoding RecX family transcriptional regulator has protein sequence MLIQNLTKNKLYLQNDEIIDVSPDIIHEYGLKIGKDISNIYIDVLKASIKHKALFYIYLKARTKYELICKLKAKYKQVEYIEEVVEELEKLGYIDDVDYALSYIMTHSNSKQKNIFKLMQKGISRSNIERAYEDAPNEIEDDLLEKEIKKLQNKNLELAQIIVKLTRKGYAYSKIKKIIEIIK, from the coding sequence ATGTTGATACAGAACTTAACGAAGAATAAGTTATATCTACAAAATGATGAAATTATTGATGTTAGTCCTGATATAATACACGAGTATGGTTTGAAAATAGGGAAAGATATTAGTAATATTTATATAGATGTATTAAAAGCTTCAATCAAACATAAAGCCTTATTTTATATTTATTTAAAAGCTAGAACAAAATATGAATTAATATGTAAATTAAAGGCAAAGTATAAACAGGTAGAATATATTGAAGAAGTAGTTGAAGAACTAGAAAAATTAGGATATATTGATGATGTTGATTATGCCTTATCATATATAATGACACATAGTAATAGTAAACAAAAAAATATATTTAAATTAATGCAAAAAGGAATAAGTAGATCTAATATAGAGAGAGCTTATGAAGATGCACCTAATGAAATTGAAGATGACTTATTAGAAAAAGAAATAAAGAAATTACAAAATAAGAATTTAGAGTTGGCACAGATAATAGTAAAATTAACAAGAAAAGGTTACGCATATTCCAAAATAAAAAAAATTATAGAAATAATAAAATAA
- the recA gene encoding recombinase RecA has protein sequence MAKKKEENVENISKDQSIALAMKEVLKVFGNESIMRLGENKRMNVSCISTGSINLDLALGVGGVPRGRIVEVYGAESSGKTTLALSIIAEAQKIGGIAAFIDAEHALDPVYAKALGVNIDELLISQPDSGEQALEIADLLVRSSTVDVVVVDSVAALVPKNEIDGDMSDLQVGLQARLMSKALRKLTSSIGKSKTVLIFINQIREKIGGFSFMPGPQTTTSGGRALKFFSTVRMEVKRIGQIKQGDDLVGNEVLVKVTKNKVAPPFREARFSIMYGTGISKIGEIIDLAINYNICKKSGSWFSYGDTKLGQGKANVEKLLKENEELFEEIKAKVLEKISAEPTNNFGEKIEENVDTELNEE, from the coding sequence ATGGCAAAGAAAAAAGAAGAAAATGTAGAAAATATTTCTAAAGATCAATCAATAGCACTTGCTATGAAAGAGGTACTTAAAGTATTTGGAAATGAATCAATAATGCGACTTGGAGAAAATAAGAGAATGAATGTGAGCTGTATTTCTACAGGAAGTATAAATTTGGATTTAGCCTTAGGTGTAGGAGGAGTTCCAAGAGGCCGTATAGTAGAGGTTTATGGAGCAGAATCATCAGGTAAAACAACTTTGGCCTTGAGTATTATAGCTGAAGCACAAAAAATAGGAGGTATAGCAGCATTTATTGATGCAGAACATGCACTAGACCCAGTATATGCAAAGGCCTTAGGAGTTAATATAGATGAATTACTAATATCTCAACCAGATAGTGGGGAACAAGCTCTAGAAATAGCTGATTTGTTAGTTAGAAGTTCAACAGTAGATGTTGTAGTAGTAGATTCAGTTGCAGCTTTAGTTCCAAAAAATGAAATAGATGGAGATATGAGTGATTTGCAAGTTGGGCTACAAGCCAGACTTATGTCAAAAGCCTTAAGAAAATTAACTAGCTCTATAGGAAAATCAAAAACTGTTCTTATATTTATAAATCAAATAAGAGAAAAAATAGGGGGATTTAGCTTTATGCCTGGACCTCAAACAACTACATCAGGAGGAAGAGCTTTAAAATTTTTCTCAACTGTTCGTATGGAAGTTAAAAGAATTGGGCAAATTAAGCAAGGAGATGACCTTGTAGGTAATGAAGTTTTAGTTAAGGTTACTAAAAATAAGGTTGCACCACCATTTAGAGAAGCTAGATTTAGTATTATGTATGGAACAGGTATTTCAAAGATTGGAGAAATTATAGACTTAGCTATAAACTATAATATTTGTAAAAAAAGTGGGTCATGGTTTAGTTATGGTGATACAAAACTTGGTCAAGGTAAGGCAAATGTTGAAAAATTATTAAAGGAAAATGAAGAATTATTTGAAGAAATAAAAGCAAAAGTTTTAGAAAAAATCTCAGCTGAACCAACTAATAATTTTGGAGAAAAAATAGAAGAAAATGTTGATACAGAACTTAACGAAGAATAA
- a CDS encoding proline--tRNA ligase, protein MRFSKTFIKTYKESPKEAEVTSHKLMLRAGMIKQVSRGNYTYLPLGLRVLQKIEKIVREEMEKSGAIELLMPIMQPADLWMESGRWSAYGPELMRFKDRNQRDFVLGPTHEEIVTYLFRELVKSYKELPVNFYQIQTKFRDEIRPRFGLMRGREFIMKDGYSFHLTKESLDKEYLNMKKTYCNIFTRCGLNFRPVEADTGSIGGAESHEFMVLAKAGEDDILYSDTADYAANVEKATSKIDLIMPKEEEKQKTLVETVDKTSIDSLATYLNIPKQKIVKSILFKEICEDDIKYYLALIRGDLDINEIKVKNAFNLNTELELVTDEEIEKLGLVKGYIGALEGINENIQIVMDESVKYLFNFVTGANKENYHYINVNIKDLKYDIIADIRLAKAGDLSPKGDGVLKIARGIEVGHIFKLGDKYSKKMNAKVLDENGKLQTVIMGCYGIGVSRVAAATVEQNNDENGIIWPRSIAPYEIDLIATNMKNEKIVEISEKIYEKLKVNKFDVIYDDRNEKPGFKFKDADLIGFPIKIIVGNKAEEGFVEIKYRKNSESKLIKIEDVLEYCKEK, encoded by the coding sequence ATGAGATTCTCAAAAACATTTATAAAAACATATAAGGAAAGCCCAAAAGAGGCAGAAGTAACTAGTCATAAATTAATGCTAAGAGCAGGTATGATAAAACAAGTTTCAAGAGGTAATTATACTTATTTGCCTTTAGGTTTGAGAGTTTTACAAAAAATTGAAAAAATAGTTAGAGAAGAAATGGAAAAATCAGGTGCTATTGAATTATTAATGCCTATTATGCAACCTGCAGATTTATGGATGGAATCAGGAAGATGGTCAGCATATGGACCTGAACTTATGAGATTTAAGGATAGAAACCAAAGAGATTTTGTATTAGGGCCTACACATGAAGAAATAGTAACATATTTATTCAGAGAATTGGTAAAATCATATAAAGAATTACCTGTTAATTTTTATCAAATTCAAACTAAGTTTAGAGATGAAATAAGACCTAGATTTGGACTTATGCGTGGTCGTGAATTTATTATGAAAGATGGATATAGTTTTCACTTAACAAAAGAAAGTTTGGATAAAGAATATCTTAATATGAAAAAAACATATTGTAATATTTTTACAAGATGTGGACTTAATTTTAGACCAGTTGAAGCAGATACTGGTTCTATAGGTGGAGCAGAAAGCCATGAATTTATGGTTTTAGCAAAAGCTGGGGAAGATGATATCCTATATTCTGATACAGCTGATTATGCAGCAAATGTAGAAAAGGCAACAAGTAAAATAGATTTAATTATGCCAAAAGAAGAAGAAAAACAAAAAACTTTAGTTGAAACTGTTGATAAAACAAGCATTGATAGTTTGGCAACATATCTTAATATACCTAAGCAAAAAATAGTAAAATCTATACTATTTAAGGAAATTTGTGAAGATGATATAAAATACTATCTAGCTTTAATTAGGGGAGATTTGGATATAAATGAAATTAAGGTTAAAAATGCCTTTAATTTAAATACTGAATTAGAATTAGTAACAGATGAAGAAATAGAAAAATTAGGACTTGTTAAGGGGTATATTGGTGCATTAGAAGGTATCAATGAAAATATACAAATTGTAATGGATGAAAGTGTTAAATATTTATTTAATTTCGTTACAGGTGCAAATAAAGAAAATTATCATTATATTAATGTTAATATTAAAGATTTAAAATATGATATTATTGCAGATATTAGACTAGCCAAAGCAGGAGATTTATCACCTAAAGGAGATGGAGTTTTAAAAATAGCAAGAGGTATAGAAGTAGGACATATATTTAAATTAGGAGATAAATATAGTAAAAAAATGAATGCTAAGGTATTAGATGAAAATGGTAAATTACAAACAGTTATTATGGGTTGCTATGGAATAGGTGTTTCAAGAGTAGCAGCAGCTACTGTTGAACAAAATAATGATGAAAATGGAATTATTTGGCCAAGAAGTATAGCACCATATGAAATTGATTTAATTGCAACTAATATGAAAAATGAAAAAATAGTGGAAATTTCTGAAAAAATATATGAAAAATTAAAGGTTAATAAATTTGATGTAATTTATGATGATAGAAATGAAAAACCTGGCTTTAAATTTAAGGATGCAGATCTTATAGGTTTCCCAATAAAAATAATAGTTGGAAACAAAGCAGAAGAAGGTTTTGTTGAAATAAAATATAGAAAAAATTCAGAATCAAAATTAATAAAAATTGAAGATGTTCTTGAATACTGTAAAGAAAAATAA
- the spoVG gene encoding septation regulator SpoVG, which yields MTITDVRIRIVKGTESELKLKAYADITFDDCFVVHGLKLIDGQNGLFVAMPSKKLSNNEFKDIVHPIQPEFRAQITEVILKKYEEEKNN from the coding sequence ATGACTATTACAGATGTAAGAATTAGAATCGTAAAGGGAACAGAAAGCGAATTGAAATTAAAGGCTTATGCAGATATTACTTTTGATGACTGCTTTGTGGTACATGGATTAAAATTAATTGATGGGCAAAATGGATTATTTGTTGCAATGCCATCAAAGAAATTAAGCAATAATGAATTCAAGGATATAGTTCATCCTATACAACCAGAATTTAGAGCTCAAATTACTGAAGTAATTTTGAAAAAGTATGAAGAAGAAAAGAATAATTAA
- a CDS encoding AEC family transporter has product MTQLSVILSTKFLSAIFSTIFIILLGYYLRRKNLVNEHGAKVLSSILLSAALPALAFTAFMQDIKKETYTTGINVLIFGFVAYILLILLGYLFYINYHGDTKKTMIVLTAFGSTTFFGIPIINGLLGNTGTLYANIFNIAYRVFLYSFGLIMMSGIKFEKKNLKQIFLNPIIIATFLGLIVWIFQKEIPFARIDKTAKPIFAALKYLGGLSSPLAWLAIGMTLANISLKDALKETKTLVYGAIKLIIIPALFLILLIILNFVGITFQYDAIVAIIIMLATPPATVAVAYAIKFEKEAILASDISLVNTVLSVFAIIIWIIVLAITHAYALI; this is encoded by the coding sequence ATGACACAACTAAGTGTAATTTTGAGTACTAAATTTTTATCAGCAATTTTTTCTACAATATTTATTATCCTTCTTGGATATTACTTAAGAAGAAAAAATTTAGTTAATGAACATGGAGCAAAGGTTCTAAGTTCAATTTTATTATCAGCTGCTTTACCAGCTTTAGCATTTACAGCCTTTATGCAAGATATTAAAAAGGAAACTTATACTACAGGTATAAATGTTTTAATATTTGGTTTTGTGGCATACATTTTGTTGATTCTACTAGGTTATTTATTTTATATAAACTACCATGGTGATACTAAAAAAACTATGATAGTTTTAACAGCCTTTGGTTCTACAACATTCTTCGGTATACCAATAATCAATGGATTACTTGGTAATACTGGTACTTTATATGCAAATATTTTCAATATTGCTTATAGAGTTTTCTTATATTCATTCGGTTTAATAATGATGAGTGGTATAAAATTTGAAAAGAAAAATTTAAAACAAATTTTTCTAAATCCTATAATAATAGCAACTTTCTTGGGACTTATTGTTTGGATATTCCAAAAAGAAATACCCTTTGCAAGAATAGATAAAACTGCTAAACCAATATTTGCTGCATTGAAGTATTTAGGTGGTTTATCATCTCCTTTAGCTTGGCTTGCAATAGGTATGACTTTAGCTAATATTTCTTTAAAAGATGCTTTAAAAGAAACAAAAACTTTAGTATATGGTGCAATAAAATTAATTATAATCCCAGCTTTATTCTTAATTTTATTAATAATTCTAAATTTCGTTGGAATTACTTTCCAATATGATGCAATTGTTGCTATAATCATCATGCTTGCAACACCACCTGCAACTGTTGCTGTTGCTTATGCAATTAAATTTGAAAAAGAAGCTATACTTGCTTCAGATATTTCATTAGTAAATACTGTTTTATCTGTATTTGCTATAATTATATGGATAATAGTATTAGCAATAACTCATGCTTATGCATTGATATAG
- a CDS encoding TrmH family RNA methyltransferase: MEQKWTNIEYIESKENRKYKLLKKLSQKKYRDLNNIFIAEGEKFIKECKTASHCIIQKSRFDYFEKKYNLDNFIKITILNDKLFSEISSQENSQGILFIHSKNTISLDEIKGDIVILDDVQDPGNIGTIIRTLVALNYENLILTKGSCDVYTPKAVRASMGSIFKLNIIYATYDEIKEFIEKNSYISFATNLAKNSIEYTNCKLNKDKNAYIFGNEGGGVSKTLLDFCNYNVIIPISDKVNSLNVSVATAVFLYKMRELEK, encoded by the coding sequence TTGGAACAAAAATGGACTAATATTGAGTATATAGAAAGCAAAGAAAATAGAAAATACAAATTATTAAAAAAATTAAGTCAAAAAAAATATAGAGATTTGAATAATATTTTCATAGCTGAAGGCGAAAAATTCATAAAAGAGTGCAAAACTGCTTCACACTGTATTATACAAAAAAGTAGATTTGACTATTTTGAAAAAAAATATAATTTAGATAACTTTATTAAAATAACTATACTTAATGATAAATTATTTTCAGAAATTTCTAGTCAAGAAAATAGTCAAGGTATTCTTTTTATACATTCAAAAAATACAATTTCTCTTGATGAAATAAAGGGTGATATTGTTATATTAGACGATGTACAAGATCCAGGAAATATTGGGACAATAATTAGAACCTTAGTTGCACTTAATTATGAAAACTTAATATTAACTAAAGGTAGCTGTGATGTTTACACTCCAAAAGCTGTTCGTGCTTCTATGGGGAGCATTTTTAAATTAAATATTATTTATGCAACTTATGATGAAATAAAAGAATTTATAGAAAAAAATTCATATATTAGTTTTGCTACAAATTTAGCAAAAAATTCTATAGAATATACAAATTGTAAATTAAATAAAGATAAAAATGCATATATTTTTGGAAATGAAGGTGGTGGAGTTTCTAAAACTTTACTAGATTTTTGCAATTACAATGTAATAATTCCAATATCAGATAAGGTAAATTCACTGAATGTCAGTGTCGCTACTGCTGTATTTTTGTATAAAATGAGAGAACTTGAAAAATGA
- the recG gene encoding ATP-dependent DNA helicase RecG translates to MSYDILFEDINNLKLKGLNASTLKALKKLEIDNLYDLFYYFPKYYENSAVYKKIAEVKNEEVAIIEGKVVSINKKFLPGKRIMVTIQLMDQTGIIDLLWFNNRYIYSNIKYDDKILVTGKIKKFPKCQMINPSYKKVYNENNFKEDSQLEPIYSLTKGITQNKIRTLIKNAIDKFGNLLQENMPLDFIYNNKIMSRMTSILNIHFPSNEKALKLAVRRFTFEEIMILEMGILEKRYIDNKKNINRYKLEDTKNIVKEYIKSLPFTLTSSQKKVITSIYKELKEGKYINRLIQGDVGSGKTVVVLVIMLYMAENKYQSAFLAPTEILATQHYNNIVTKFKNFNIRVELLTSSVKGKKREKILEDIKNGKVDIVIGTHSLINKEVEFFNLGLSVIDEQHKFGVEQRNELRKRAKLANVIVMSATPIPRSLALTIYGDLDVSIINEMPSGRKKTITKWIKTAEEEKKMYSFINEKLIKGEQVYIVAYLIEDSTSINAKSAFATYEEIKEKFPDQNIGLIHGKMSAKEKNEIMNKFITKEISVLVSTTVIEVGVDVSNANIIVIKNAERFGLSTLHQLRGRVGRGEKRGYCFLESESENEISKKRLEVLEKEIDGFKIAEEDLKLRNSGEIFGVRQSGISDLVLSDIVRNIKEIEQVKEFVNCYLEEHEGKIDNNYLIKDIENKQRIGD, encoded by the coding sequence ATGAGCTATGATATATTATTTGAAGATATAAATAACCTTAAATTAAAAGGTTTAAATGCAAGTACACTAAAGGCATTAAAAAAATTAGAAATAGATAATTTGTATGATCTTTTTTATTATTTTCCAAAATATTATGAAAATAGTGCAGTGTATAAAAAAATAGCAGAAGTTAAAAATGAAGAGGTAGCTATTATAGAAGGTAAAGTAGTTAGTATTAATAAAAAATTTTTACCAGGCAAAAGAATAATGGTTACCATACAATTAATGGATCAAACAGGAATTATAGATTTACTATGGTTTAATAATAGATATATTTATTCAAATATAAAATATGACGATAAAATTTTGGTAACAGGTAAAATAAAAAAATTTCCTAAATGTCAAATGATTAATCCAAGTTATAAAAAAGTATATAATGAAAATAATTTTAAGGAAGATTCACAATTAGAGCCAATTTATTCGTTGACTAAGGGAATAACACAAAATAAGATAAGAACACTTATTAAAAATGCTATAGATAAATTTGGTAATTTATTACAGGAAAATATGCCCCTAGATTTTATATATAACAATAAAATAATGTCAAGAATGACTTCAATATTGAATATTCATTTCCCAAGTAATGAAAAAGCATTAAAATTAGCTGTTAGAAGATTTACTTTTGAAGAAATAATGATACTTGAAATGGGTATTTTAGAAAAAAGATATATTGATAATAAGAAAAATATTAATAGATATAAATTGGAAGATACCAAAAATATAGTAAAAGAATATATAAAATCTCTACCTTTTACCTTGACTAGTTCACAAAAAAAAGTCATTACTTCAATTTATAAGGAATTAAAAGAGGGCAAATATATTAATAGATTAATACAAGGGGATGTTGGTTCAGGAAAGACTGTAGTCGTTCTTGTAATAATGCTATATATGGCTGAAAATAAGTACCAATCAGCTTTTTTAGCACCTACAGAAATTTTAGCCACACAACATTACAATAATATTGTGACAAAATTTAAAAATTTTAATATAAGAGTAGAGCTTTTAACAAGTTCTGTTAAGGGCAAAAAAAGAGAAAAAATATTAGAAGATATAAAAAATGGAAAAGTTGATATAGTTATTGGGACACATTCTTTGATTAATAAGGAAGTAGAATTTTTCAATTTGGGTTTATCTGTAATTGATGAACAACATAAATTTGGTGTGGAACAAAGAAATGAATTAAGAAAAAGAGCAAAATTAGCCAATGTAATAGTTATGAGTGCAACACCTATACCTAGATCTTTAGCCTTGACAATATATGGAGATCTGGATGTTAGTATAATTAATGAAATGCCAAGTGGAAGAAAGAAAACTATTACTAAGTGGATAAAAACAGCTGAAGAAGAAAAGAAAATGTATTCCTTTATTAATGAAAAATTAATTAAGGGAGAACAAGTATATATTGTCGCTTATCTTATAGAAGATAGTACAAGTATTAATGCAAAATCAGCTTTTGCAACATATGAAGAAATAAAGGAAAAATTTCCTGATCAGAATATAGGCTTAATTCATGGAAAAATGTCTGCAAAGGAAAAAAATGAAATAATGAATAAATTTATAACTAAAGAAATAAGTGTATTAGTATCTACGACTGTAATTGAAGTTGGTGTTGATGTTAGTAATGCTAATATTATAGTTATAAAGAATGCAGAAAGATTTGGTTTATCGACTTTACATCAATTAAGAGGTAGAGTTGGAAGAGGTGAAAAAAGAGGATATTGCTTTTTAGAATCTGAAAGTGAAAATGAAATATCAAAAAAGAGATTAGAAGTTTTAGAAAAAGAAATTGATGGTTTTAAAATAGCTGAAGAAGATTTAAAACTTAGAAATTCTGGAGAAATATTCGGTGTTAGACAAAGTGGAATTTCTGATTTAGTTTTGTCGGATATAGTAAGAAATATTAAAGAAATAGAACAAGTTAAAGAATTTGTAAATTGCTATTTAGAAGAACATGAAGGTAAAATTGATAATAATTATTTAATAAAGGACATCGAAAATAAGCAAAGAATAGGAGACTAA
- a CDS encoding 2-hydroxyacid dehydrogenase codes for MKVLCYGVRDVEKKFFKKINERFNFELSLIPEYLNSKETAELAKGFDAVILRGNCFANKENLDIYKKLGVKYVLTRTVGVNHIDIAYAKSLGFKLAYVPFYSPNAIAELAITHAMMLLRNMALTTSQTSKKDFRCTANMFSREIRKCTVGVIGLGKIGFTAAKLFKGLGATVLGYDIMKKENVDDILTQVSMEELIQKSDIISLHIPFIKEQGKVVNKDFIEKMKPNSILINTGRGEVVDTKALIAAIKSGHLAGAGLDTVDKEAGIFFKDLSNSTIENEDFEALVELYPKVLLSPHIGSYTDEAVTNMIETSFENLQEYITTDKCKNNIK; via the coding sequence ATGAAAGTATTATGTTACGGTGTTAGAGATGTTGAAAAAAAATTCTTTAAAAAAATAAATGAAAGATTTAATTTTGAATTAAGTTTAATACCTGAATATTTAAATAGTAAAGAAACTGCTGAATTAGCTAAAGGTTTTGATGCTGTTATTCTTCGTGGTAATTGCTTTGCTAACAAAGAAAATCTTGATATTTATAAAAAATTAGGTGTTAAATATGTTTTAACAAGAACTGTTGGTGTTAATCATATAGATATTGCTTATGCAAAGAGCTTAGGTTTCAAATTAGCATATGTACCTTTTTATTCACCTAATGCTATAGCTGAATTAGCAATAACTCATGCTATGATGTTACTTAGAAATATGGCATTAACTACAAGTCAAACTTCTAAAAAAGATTTCCGTTGTACAGCTAATATGTTCTCAAGAGAAATTAGAAAATGTACAGTAGGTGTAATTGGTTTAGGTAAAATAGGTTTCACAGCAGCAAAATTATTTAAAGGTTTAGGAGCAACTGTACTTGGTTATGACATAATGAAAAAAGAAAATGTTGATGATATTTTAACACAAGTTAGCATGGAAGAACTTATACAAAAAAGTGATATAATTTCTTTACATATTCCTTTTATCAAAGAACAAGGTAAAGTTGTTAATAAGGACTTCATTGAAAAAATGAAACCTAATTCTATATTAATTAATACTGGTCGTGGAGAAGTTGTAGACACTAAGGCATTAATAGCTGCAATTAAGTCTGGTCATCTTGCTGGAGCTGGTCTTGATACAGTTGATAAAGAAGCTGGAATTTTCTTCAAAGATTTATCAAATTCTACAATAGAAAATGAAGACTTTGAAGCTCTAGTTGAACTTTATCCTAAGGTTCTATTATCACCACATATAGGTTCATACACTGATGAAGCTGTTACTAATATGATAGAAACAAGTTTTGAAAATTTACAAGAATATATTACAACAGACAAGTGTAAAAATAATATAAAATAA
- a CDS encoding DMT family transporter has protein sequence MRKGIADIGLLLVGLLWGLGFIATKIGLNEGISPIYMLALRFTIASIFLLFIFHGTIKKITKKDIRKMFLISIVIFFAYGFQIVGSKYTTASKAAFYTGLNVMFVPYISWMLNRKAPDVYTYISTLLCLVGVGFISYVPNQNLFTLNMGDMLIIISAIFYGIHIALTGFYSKKYTVEKMILIQNTIAALLFLITLGLSSVTGIGGENVRFLSVNEMLAVAYIGLVTTGICLFLQALFQRYTSSVKASIFLGTESVFAPLFASLILKEVLTKNVIIGGVLILIAVVLTEMEIIIKNIKKRRKN, from the coding sequence ATGAGAAAAGGTATTGCAGATATAGGATTATTATTAGTAGGATTGCTTTGGGGCTTAGGATTTATTGCAACCAAAATAGGCTTAAATGAGGGGATTAGCCCCATATATATGTTAGCACTTAGGTTTACAATAGCAAGTATATTCTTATTATTTATATTTCATGGTACAATAAAGAAAATAACAAAAAAAGATATAAGGAAAATGTTTTTAATATCTATTGTGATATTTTTTGCTTATGGATTTCAGATAGTTGGAAGTAAATATACAACGGCATCAAAGGCAGCTTTTTATACAGGACTTAATGTAATGTTTGTCCCATATATATCGTGGATGTTAAATAGAAAAGCACCTGATGTATACACATATATTTCAACATTATTATGCCTAGTAGGGGTAGGCTTTATATCATATGTTCCTAATCAAAATTTATTTACTTTGAATATGGGAGATATGCTGATAATAATTTCAGCTATTTTTTATGGGATACATATAGCTCTAACAGGTTTTTATTCAAAAAAATATACAGTAGAAAAAATGATATTAATACAAAATACTATAGCAGCATTACTTTTTTTAATAACCTTAGGCTTGTCTAGTGTAACAGGAATTGGCGGAGAAAATGTAAGATTTTTGTCTGTAAATGAAATGCTAGCTGTTGCCTACATAGGATTAGTAACTACGGGTATTTGTTTATTCTTACAAGCCTTATTTCAAAGATATACTAGCTCAGTTAAAGCATCAATTTTTTTAGGAACTGAATCAGTGTTTGCCCCTTTATTTGCAAGCTTAATATTGAAGGAAGTTTTAACGAAAAATGTAATAATTGGTGGAGTATTAATACTTATAGCAGTTGTTTTAACTGAAATGGAAATAATAATTAAAAATATAAAAAAAAGGAGGAAAAATTAA